In Brachypodium distachyon strain Bd21 chromosome 2, Brachypodium_distachyon_v3.0, whole genome shotgun sequence, one genomic interval encodes:
- the LOC100844556 gene encoding uncharacterized protein LOC100844556 — protein MGEAMRSAVKRLSFGGGDRAEAAREVGRLARADERTKRALPELGVVPVLVSMLGAADAHSGARVAAAGALLDLARGTHRNKVHIVKAGLLKKLPGLMADADRGLATSQELALLLLSLSSLADTDFPLSPAAELIPFLVAALGAPDAPAETRLACLAALRNLSAKLEHVRDVAAARGAVRVLLALCACAPQPKTTTKMPTMATATAEAALCVLGDIAAAGGAAGRSAIAEDEEAPGALLGAMARHGSAACQEHATYLVMALAHGNNGGNSMRRRMRELGAVQALLEVSLLGSPLAQRRAAKILQWFKDDGQSGDSRIRAHSGPRMEGASSSSCGGAGGRDGEDGEGHGAKAAGDAVDRIVKQSLDMNMRSIMRRATASVDMTSANTNKLLVASSSSKSLPC, from the exons ATGGGGGAGGCGATGAGGAGCGCGGTGAAGCGGCTGAGCTTCGGCGGTGGGGATCgtgcggaggcggcgagggaggtCGGGAGGCTGGCGCGGGCCGACGAGCGCACCAAGCGCGCGCTGCCGGAGCTCGGCGTCGTGCCGGTGCTCGTGTCCAtgctcggcgccgccgacgcccaCAGCGGCGCGCGGGTGGCCGCGGCCGGGGCGCTGCTCGACCTCGCCAGAGGAACCCACAG AAACAAGGTGCACATAGTGAAGGCCGGCCTGCTGAAGAAGCTCCCGGGGCTCATGGCCGACGCCGACAGGGGGCTCGCCACGAGCCAGGAACtcgcgctgctgctcctctcGCTCTCCTCGCTTGCCGACACCGACTTCCCgctctcccccgccgccgagctcaTCCCGTTCCTCGTGGCCGCGCTCGGCGCCCCCGACGCGCCTGCCGAGACGCGGCTGGCATGCCTGGCCGCGCTCCGGAACCTCTCGGCCAAGCTCGAGCACGTCCGGGacgtggccgccgcccgcggcgccgTGCGCGTTCTGCTCGCGCTCTGCGCCTGCGCGCCGCagccgaagacgacgacgaagatgCCGAccatggcgacggcgacggcggaggcggcgctgtgCGTGCTCGGCGacatcgcggcggcgggcggcgcggcggggcggagcgcgatcgcggaggacgaggaggcgccCGGGGCGCTCTTGGGCGCCATGGCGCGGCACGGGAGCGCGGCGTGCCAGGAGCACGCCACGTACCTGGTCATGGCGCTCGCGCACGGCAACAATGGCGGAAACTCGATGAGGCGGCGGATGCGCGAGCTCGGCGCAGTGCAGGCGCTGCTGGAGGTGTCGCTGCTCGGGAGCCCGCTGGCGCAGCGGAGGGCGGCCAAGATCCTGCAGTGGTTCAAGGACGACGGGCAGAGCGGCGACAGCAGGATCAGGGCGCACTCTGGCCCGCGCATGGAAggcgcctcgtcgtcgtcgtgcggtggcgccggcggcagagacggggaagacggcgagggCCACGGCGCGAAGGCGGCCGGGGACGCCGTGGACAGGATCGTGAAGCAGAGCCTTGACATGAACATGAGGTCCATCATGCGGCGAGCCACGGCGTCCGTGGACATGACCAGTGCTAATACTAATAAGTTGCTGGTGGCGAGTTCTAGCTCCAAGAGCTTGCCTTGCTGA
- the LOC100833488 gene encoding ketol-acid reductoisomerase, chloroplastic has translation MAASTISFSHPKTLAAAAAVPKTLPIPTASSVAFPASHPAWVLSAARRRAVAAMVAAPTTTASVGAAMPSLDFDTSVFNKEKVSLAGHEEYIVRGGRNLFPLLHEAFKGVKQIGVIGWGSQGPAQAQNLRDSLAEAKSDIVVKIGLRKGSKSFEEARGAGFSEENGTLGDIWETISGSDLVLLLISDSAQADNYEKIFSHMKPNSILGLSHGFLLGHLQSHGLDFPKNISVVAVCPKGMGPSVRRLYVQGKEVNGAGINASFAVHQDVDGRATDVALGWSVALGSPFTFATTLEQEYKSDIFGERGILLGAVHGIVEALFRRYTEQGMDEALTYKSTVEGITGIISKTISKKGMLEVYNSLSEEGKKEFNKAYSASFYPCMDILYECYEDVASGSEIRSVVLAGRRFYDKEGLPAFPMGKIDQTRMWKVGEKVRLTRPDGDLGPLHPFTAGVYVALMMAQIEVLRKKGHSYSEIINESVIESVDSLNPFMHARGVAFMVDNCSTTARLGSRKWAPRFDYILTQQAFVTVDKDAPINQDLISNFMSDPVHGAIEVCAELRPTVDISVTADADFVRPELRQSS, from the exons ATGGCGGCCTCAACCATCTCCTTCTCCCaccccaaaaccctagccgccgccgcggctgtgCCCAAAACGCTGCCGAtccccaccgcctcctccgtcgccTTCCCCGCCTCGCACCCGGCATGGGtcctctccgccgcccgccgacgCGCGGTCGCGGCCATGGTCGCGgcaccgacgacgacggcttCCGTGGGCGCCGCCATGCCCTCGCTCGACTTCGACACCTCCGTGTTCAACAAGGAGAAGGTCTCCCTCGCCGGCCATGAGGAG TATATCGTGAGGGGTGGGAGGAACCTCTTTCCGCTGCTCCACGAGGCCTTCAAGGGCGTCAAGCAGATCGGAGTCATCGGATGGGGCTCCCAG GGTCCAGCACAAGCTCAGAATCTGAGAGATTCCCTAGCTGAAGCAAAGTCTGACATTGTTGTTAAG ATTGGTCTCCGGAAAGGTTCTAAATCTTTTGAGGAAGCACGTGGAGCTGGATTCTCTGAAGAGAATGGAACCCTGGGAGATATATGGGAGACGATTTCAGGCAGTGATCTTGTGTTGCTGCTCATATCTGATTCTGCACAG GCAGACAACTATGAGAAAATATTCTCTCACATGAAACCGAACAGTATTCTTGGTTTATCACATGGATTTCTCCTTGGACATTTGCAATCACATGGCCTTGATTTCCCCAAAAACATCAGTGTTGTTGCTGTATGTCCAAAGGGAATGGGCCCATCAGTCCGAAGACTTTATGTTCAGGGCAAGGAAGTAAATGGGGCTGGCATCAACGCTAGCTTTGCTGTTCACCAG GATGTTGATGGAAGGGCTACTGATGTTGCTCTAGGATGGTCAGTTGCACTGGGATCTCCTTTCACATTTGCTACTACTTTAGAACAGGAGTACAAGAGTGACATCTTCGGGGAGCGAG GAATTTTGCTGGGTGCTGTCCATGGCATCGTGGAGGCTTTGTTTAGGAGATACACTGAGCAAGGGATGGATGAGGCCTTGACATACAAAAGTACTGTAGAGGGCATCACCGGAATTATATCAAAAACTATCTCAAAGAAG GGGATGCTTGAAGTGTACAACTCCTTGAGTGAGGAAGGCAAAAAGGAGTTCAACAAGGCGTACAGTGCATCATTTTATCCTTGCATGGATATACTTTATGAATGCTATGAAGATGTTGCCTCCGGAAGTGAAATCCGGAGTGTTGTGTTGGCAGGGCGGAGGTTCTAT GATAAGGAAGGTCTTCCTGCTTTCCCTATGGGAAAAATTGACCAAACTCGTATGTGGAAGGTTGGTGAGAAGGTGCGCTTGACCCGCCCAGATGGTGACCTTGGCCCACTTCACCCCTTCACGGCTGGAGTTTATGTTGCACTCATGATGGCCCAG ATCGAGGTCCTAAGAAAGAAGGGTCACTCTTACTCAGAGATCATTAACGAGAGCGTCATTGAGTCTGTGGACTCCCTGAACCCGTTCATGCACGCCCGTGGAGTGGCCTTCATGGTCGACAACTGCTCCACCACTGCACGCCTGGGATCAAGGAAGTGGGCACCACGCTTTGACTACATCCTGACCCAGCAAGCCTTCGTGACGGTGGACAAGGATGCCCCGATCAACCAGGACCTCATCAGCAACTTCATGTCAGACCCTGTCCATGGTGCCATCGAAGTCTGTGCCGAGCTGAGGCCGACCGTCGATATCTCGGTGACCGCCGACGCTGATTTCGTGCGCCCGGAGCTCCGGCAATCTTCATAG
- the LOC106866026 gene encoding uncharacterized protein LOC106866026 produces MPDLEEFKVVDCTTPSASRRSNFPPVRDGSSATYYCHLPLLIVVLVPVACISSTSEFTHSMSGEEEEGKKKKPATTVKIIETVFVEAGTAEDFKSVVQRLTGRGSAAAAAPEQDQAGDRRAAAGTGRGGSSGSTGGRKASGHSDAKRSG; encoded by the coding sequence ATGCCTGATTTAGAAGAGTTCAAAGTTGTAGATTGCACGACTCCGTCAGCATCTCGGCGGTCAAATTTCCCGCCGGTACGTGACGGCTCTTCAGCTACTTATTACTGCCACCTCCCTCTCCTCAttgttgttcttgttcctGTTGCTTGCATTTCTTCTACCTCTGAGTTCACACATTCGATgtcgggggaggaggaagaagggaagaaaaagaagcccGCGACGACGGTGAAGATCATCGAGACGGTGTTCGTGGAGGCCGGCACCGCCGAGGACTTCAAGTCCGTCGTGCAGCGGCTCACAGGCAggggctccgccgccgccgccgcaccggaGCAGGACCAAGCTGGTGATCGGAGGGCCGCTGCTGgcacggggagaggagggagctcCGGTAGTACCGGTGGTCGCAAGGCAAGCGGCCACTCCGACGCGAAGCGGAGCGGCTGA
- the LOC100833792 gene encoding nuclear transcription factor Y subunit B-4 — MSDAVGTPEEGGGGAGAREQERFLPIANIGRIMRRGVPENGKIAKDAKESIQECVSEFISFITSEASDKCMKEKRKTINGDDLIWSMGTLGFEDYVEPLKLYLKLYREMEGDTTKGSRSEQAGKKGIVLNGQPGSSFNGM; from the exons ATGTCGGACGCGGTGGGCacgccggaggagggaggaggaggggccggGGCCAGGGAGCAGGAGCGGTTCCTGCCGATCGCCAACATCGGGCGCATCATGCGGCGAGGGGTGCCGGAGAACGGCAAGATCGCGAAAGACGCCAAGGAGTCCATCCAGGAGTGCGTGTCCGAGTTCATCAGCTTCATCACCAGCGA GGCGAGCGACAAGTGCATGAAGGAGAAGCGGAAGACCATCAACGGGGACGACCTCATTTGGTCCATGGGCACGCTCGGCTTCGAGGACTACGTCGAGCCCCTTAAGCTCTACCTCAAGCTCTACCGGGAG ATGGAG GGTGACACAACAAAGGGTTCGAGATCTGAGCAGGcaggaaaaaaaggaattgtACTTAACGGACAACCTGGATCATCG TTCAACGGCATGTAG